Proteins from a single region of Methanobrevibacter millerae:
- a CDS encoding MraY family glycosyltransferase — protein MMILPQLPLYAIAIICGLFSFLVTRLSMPRIIRKLEDADIVGKDLHKSWKPIVAEMGGFGILFGFTIGMFSGIYMHDILAFPLCIVLIVILLVGIIGIVDDLLVLSSKEKLFLLFLAGLPLIWAAPSNVGILYLISIPIAVSIGSNLTNMLAGLNGIESGLGIISMASLTISCIILGKYDVTIISMSMLGALIAFLYYNKYPAKIFPGDTGTLIIGATIVSIAFIGRVKLIALIVLMPNIIDAAMKFYSAGVMERQQFKPTQVDDEGKLIRPETGFKSLIRLVIRKPITEKQAVHIIWGIGLVFGVLGIIVALMMPGVIGNQTLANFLQIKEMFYHI, from the coding sequence ATGATGATATTACCTCAACTACCGTTATATGCAATAGCCATAATCTGTGGGTTATTTTCTTTTTTAGTAACTCGATTATCGATGCCTAGAATTATTAGGAAGTTAGAAGACGCTGATATTGTAGGTAAGGACTTACATAAATCCTGGAAGCCGATTGTAGCTGAAATGGGTGGATTCGGAATCCTTTTCGGTTTCACCATAGGAATGTTTTCAGGCATTTACATGCACGATATCCTGGCATTTCCATTGTGTATAGTGCTGATTGTTATATTATTGGTTGGAATTATCGGTATTGTCGATGATTTATTAGTATTATCATCTAAAGAGAAATTGTTTTTATTATTTTTGGCAGGTCTTCCGTTAATCTGGGCGGCTCCGTCCAATGTGGGCATACTATATCTGATTTCAATTCCGATAGCCGTTTCAATCGGATCAAACCTGACCAATATGCTTGCGGGGCTTAACGGTATCGAATCAGGTTTAGGTATTATCTCAATGGCTTCACTTACCATTTCATGTATCATTCTTGGAAAATATGACGTAACCATCATCAGCATGAGTATGCTGGGCGCATTAATCGCATTTCTATATTATAACAAGTATCCGGCTAAGATTTTCCCCGGTGACACAGGTACGTTAATTATAGGTGCAACAATCGTTTCCATAGCATTTATCGGTCGTGTAAAACTGATTGCTTTGATTGTATTGATGCCTAACATCATCGATGCTGCCATGAAGTTCTACAGCGCAGGAGTCATGGAACGCCAGCAGTTCAAGCCTACCCAAGTCGATGATGAAGGAAAGCTCATACGACCCGAAACGGGCTTCAAGTCATTAATCAGACTGGTTATAAGAAAGCCGATTACAGAAAAGCAGGCGGTTCATATAATCTGGGGAATCGGTTTGGTTTTCGGCGTTTTAGGTATAATAGTTGCCCTTATGATGCCTGGCGTTATAGGCAATCAGACATTGGCTAATTTCCTGCAGATTAAAGAGATGTTCTATCATATTTAA